The Ensifer adhaerens genome contains a region encoding:
- a CDS encoding dTDP-4-dehydrorhamnose 3,5-epimerase family protein, with the protein MRDDLGAGTSDLLQQTLQAAVQDQRTVDEEGRSTAPLLDGMSFYESIRHHDDRGSVTELFDPRWGWHPDPLVFSYVFTVRPGMVKGWGLHKQHEDRYFVLSGELELVLFDPRPESSTCGKVCKIYLSGSQPRLVNVPKFVWHADRNIGSSDVVVVNFPTIQYDHSKPDKYRLPLDTDLIPYSFGDAKGW; encoded by the coding sequence ATGCGTGACGACCTAGGCGCCGGCACTTCGGATCTGCTTCAGCAGACATTGCAGGCTGCGGTTCAAGATCAACGGACAGTTGATGAAGAAGGGCGCAGCACGGCGCCGCTGCTCGATGGCATGTCGTTCTACGAGAGTATCCGGCATCATGACGACCGGGGAAGCGTAACCGAACTCTTCGACCCACGATGGGGATGGCATCCCGATCCACTCGTCTTTTCTTACGTATTCACGGTCCGTCCTGGAATGGTGAAAGGATGGGGCCTGCACAAGCAACACGAGGACCGTTACTTCGTTTTGAGTGGCGAATTGGAGCTCGTACTATTCGATCCGAGGCCAGAGTCGAGCACGTGCGGCAAGGTCTGCAAGATCTACCTGTCCGGTAGTCAGCCGCGCCTTGTCAACGTGCCTAAGTTCGTTTGGCATGCTGACCGCAACATCGGGTCTTCGGACGTCGTGGTAGTGAATTTTCCAACGATCCAATACGACCATTCGAAGCCTGATAAATACAGACTTCCGCTAGATACCGACTTAATTCCATACAGCTTTGGGGATGCCAAGGGATGGTAA
- a CDS encoding glycosyltransferase family 2 protein yields MVSGPLVSILMPTHTRVDVIGFAIQSVLAQTMGDFELLVVGDGCVAGTAEVVASFDDPRIRFFDLPKAPYFGYANRNVALRESRGKYIGFAADDDLLFPDHLERLLSGQDAGGALAYSQALWVSTDGIAAPFLTNLTATDELNTFLQQRNSIPASCFLYRADGLPVRDVWPEDVASAADWLLWGRIIRENSSRPIFYCRTPTVLHFSAKRMTSRYARMPEFATALDIADRACWWPTPLRVSIPDGETEQSIYADLMRADPQGWSDIVRSATNDLIARLAWEDIQIVRPAYAENEGQLSAVRAELTELHGQLSTTLEELAEALDLANAFKHDFSVLEDKSHALRLANQQTNELLADANARVVEKSHEIDAMRSTVAWKLHESLQRVLSRFRF; encoded by the coding sequence ATGGTAAGCGGGCCGCTCGTCTCGATTTTGATGCCCACGCATACCCGGGTGGATGTGATTGGATTCGCGATCCAGTCGGTGCTGGCGCAGACGATGGGCGACTTCGAGCTGCTTGTGGTAGGTGACGGGTGTGTAGCCGGCACCGCGGAAGTCGTCGCAAGCTTCGACGATCCTCGCATCCGCTTCTTCGACCTTCCTAAGGCGCCATACTTTGGCTACGCAAATCGAAACGTTGCCCTCCGGGAGTCCCGAGGAAAGTACATAGGCTTCGCGGCCGACGACGACCTCCTGTTCCCCGACCATTTGGAGCGGCTGTTAAGCGGGCAGGACGCGGGCGGCGCACTGGCGTATAGTCAGGCGCTTTGGGTGTCTACCGACGGAATCGCCGCTCCATTTCTGACGAACTTAACGGCTACCGATGAGCTGAACACTTTTTTGCAACAACGGAACAGCATTCCAGCGAGTTGCTTTCTCTACCGAGCCGATGGCCTTCCGGTCCGAGATGTTTGGCCTGAGGATGTTGCATCGGCCGCTGATTGGCTTCTCTGGGGAAGAATAATTCGAGAGAACTCAAGTCGGCCCATTTTCTATTGTCGCACACCAACTGTCCTCCACTTCAGCGCCAAGAGAATGACGTCTCGGTATGCGCGAATGCCCGAGTTCGCGACAGCGTTGGATATTGCTGATCGCGCGTGCTGGTGGCCAACTCCGTTGCGCGTTTCAATTCCGGACGGTGAAACTGAACAAAGCATCTACGCCGACCTGATGCGTGCGGATCCGCAGGGGTGGAGCGATATAGTTCGGAGCGCGACAAACGATTTGATCGCGCGGCTGGCCTGGGAAGACATTCAGATTGTGCGGCCCGCGTATGCGGAAAATGAGGGGCAATTATCTGCCGTTCGAGCTGAACTCACTGAGCTCCATGGCCAACTATCAACAACACTCGAAGAGCTCGCGGAGGCGTTGGATCTTGCCAATGCCTTCAAGCACGACTTTTCGGTGCTGGAAGACAAGTCTCATGCCCTCAGGCTCGCAAATCAGCAAACGAATGAGCTTCTTGCTGACGCCAACGCCAGAGTTGTGGAAAAGTCGCATGAGATTGACGCAATGCGGTCAACCGTGGCTTGGAAGCTTCATGAGTCGCTCCAGCGCGTGCTTTCACGCTTTCGCTTTTAG